From Brassica oleracea var. oleracea cultivar TO1000 chromosome C3, BOL, whole genome shotgun sequence, a single genomic window includes:
- the LOC106328373 gene encoding probable polygalacturonase, translated as MKMPVALVWLLAFTNILLIRGESNDAICKDRFKLDPRPHSVSILEFGAVGDGNYLNTLAFQNAIFYLKSFADKGGAQLYVPPGKWLTGSFNLTSHLTLFLEKGATILASPDQSHWDTVSSLPSYGRGKRYRSLINGDNLLDVVITGDNGTFDGQGAVWWEWFESGTLNYSRPHIIELVSSKNILISNLTFLNAPSVNIHPVYCSHVHIRKVLIETTVDSPYVLGVVPDSSDNVCIEDSTINVGHDTISLKSGWDQYGINYNRPTTNVHIRNLSLKSPTGAAISFGSEMSGGISDVTVELLTIQSSHVGVAFRTTRGRGGYIRNITISGVILSRVDTAIVADGHTGSHADDKYDRDALPVVTHVLMRNFTGEGIGLAGKFTGIGESPFTSICLWDIHLQTSSESWVCSNVSGFSDDVTPEPCQELMSSPSSCFAGGGIYGGDTAARAYYSW; from the exons ATGAAGATGCCA GTGGCATTGGTCTGGCTACTGGCATTCACCAATATATTATTGATCAGAGGAGAAAGCAATGATGCCATATGCAAGGATCGTTTCAAGTTAGACCCTAGACCTCACAGCGTTTCCATCCTCGAGTTTGGAGCCGTTGGAGACGGCAATTATCTGAACACGCTTGCTTTCCAGAACGCTATTTTCTACCTCAAGTCCTTCGCAGATAAAGGCGGTGCTCAGCTTTACGTCCCACCAGGGAAATGGCTCACGGGAAGCTTCAATCTCACCAGCCATCTCACTCTCTTCTTGGAGAAAGGAGCAACCATTCTTGCATCGCCG GACCAATCGCACTGGGACACTGTCAGTTCTCTACCGTCATATGGTCGTGGAAAGAGGTACAGAAGTTTGATCAACGGAGACAATCTACTAGACGTAGTCATCACCG GTGATAACGGAACATTTGATGGTCAGGGTGCAGTTTGGTGGGAGTGGTTTGAGTCGGGAACCTTGAACTATAGCCGACCTCATATCATCGAATTAGTCTCATCCAAAAACATCCTTATATCCAATCTAACCTTCTTGAACGCACCTTCTGTCAACATACACCCTGTTTATTGCAGTCATGTTCATATCCGAAAAGTTTTGATCGAAACAACCGTTGATTCTCCGTACGTTCTTGGAGTTGTCCCAG ATTCTTCGGACAATGTTTGTATCGAAGACTCAACCATCAACGTTGGCCACGATACGATCTCTCTCAAAAGTGGCTGGGACCAGTACGGTATAAACTACAACCGTCCAACCACCAACGTCCATATTCGTAACCTCAGCTTAAAATCTCCCACAGGCGCCGCCATCTCCTTCGGGAGCGAGATGTCAGGAGGAATCTCCGACGTGACCGTGGAGCTTCTCACCATACAAAGCTCACACGTAGGCGTAGCGTTCAGAACCACCAGAGGCAGAGGAGGGTATATACGTAATATCACAATCTCTGGCGTTATTCTCTCACGTGTAGACACAGCCATCGTAGCAGACGGACACACCGGGTCCCATGCGGATGATAAGTACGACCGGGACGCGCTCCCAGTCGTGACACATGTCCTCATGCGGAATTTTACCGGGGAAGGTATAGGATTGGCCGGGAAGTTCACCGGAATCGGAGAGTCTCCGTTCACGTCCATCTGTCTCTGGGATATTCATTTACAAACGAGTTCAGAATCTTGGGTATGCTCCAACGTCTCTGGATTCTCGGACGACGTAACGCCTGAGCCTTGTCAAGAGCTCATGAGTTCTCCCTCGTCTTGTTTCGCCGGTGGTGGGATATACGGTGGGGATACGGCGGCTCGGGCCTACTACAGTTGGTAA